Proteins encoded within one genomic window of Amorphoplanes friuliensis DSM 7358:
- a CDS encoding ATP-dependent Clp protease proteolytic subunit, translated as MTDLHIPASPTLRGDSLSGNLDDSVYNRLLRERIIFLGSEVTDQVANRICAQLLLLSAEDPERDINLWINSPGGSVYSGMAIYDTMQFIDNDVSTVAMGMAASMGQLLLCAGTKGKRYSLPHARIMMHQPSGGMGGTAADIAIQAEQMLYTKRMFQERVAFHTGQDQAQIEADSDRDRWFTAEEARNYGFIDKVITGATQVPEGAGTLN; from the coding sequence ATGACCGATCTGCACATCCCTGCAAGTCCCACGCTGCGTGGTGACTCCCTCAGTGGCAACCTCGACGACTCGGTCTACAACCGCCTGCTGCGTGAGCGGATCATCTTCCTCGGCAGCGAGGTGACCGATCAGGTCGCCAACCGCATCTGCGCCCAGCTGCTGCTGCTGTCGGCCGAGGACCCCGAGCGCGACATCAACTTGTGGATCAACTCGCCGGGTGGTTCCGTCTACTCCGGCATGGCGATCTACGACACGATGCAGTTCATCGACAACGACGTCTCCACCGTGGCCATGGGCATGGCCGCGTCGATGGGTCAGTTGCTGCTCTGCGCCGGCACCAAGGGCAAGCGTTACTCCCTGCCGCACGCGCGGATCATGATGCACCAGCCCTCGGGTGGCATGGGCGGCACGGCCGCCGACATCGCCATCCAGGCCGAGCAGATGCTCTACACCAAGCGCATGTTCCAGGAGCGGGTGGCTTTCCACACGGGCCAGGACCAGGCGCAGATCGAAGCCGACTCCGACCGGGACCGCTGGTTCACGGCCGAGGAGGCAAGGAACTACGGCTTCATCGACAAGGTGATCACCGGGGCCACTCAGGTTCCCGAGGGCGCCGGAACGCTGAACTGA
- a CDS encoding ATP-dependent Clp protease proteolytic subunit, producing the protein MTDLTMPSGFAPVHNRYVLPSFVERTSYGVKESNPYNKMFEDRIIFLGVQVDDASANDVMAQLLTLESADPDRDILMYINSPGGSFTAMTAIYDTMQYVRPDISTVCLGQAASAAAVLLAGGTPGKRMALPHSRIIIHQPATEGGYGQGSDIEIQAREILRMRSQMEEMISRHSGRTQEQVRKDVDRDKIMTADEAKEYGLVDTVLATRKKSLQTAGV; encoded by the coding sequence ATGACCGACCTGACCATGCCCTCCGGGTTCGCTCCGGTGCACAACCGCTACGTCCTGCCCTCGTTCGTCGAGCGCACGTCGTACGGCGTGAAGGAGTCGAACCCGTACAACAAGATGTTCGAGGACCGGATCATCTTCCTCGGCGTCCAGGTGGACGACGCGTCGGCCAACGACGTGATGGCCCAGCTGCTGACGCTGGAGAGCGCCGACCCGGACCGCGACATCCTGATGTACATCAACTCGCCCGGTGGTTCGTTCACCGCCATGACGGCGATCTACGACACGATGCAGTATGTCCGCCCGGACATCAGCACGGTCTGCCTCGGCCAGGCGGCCAGCGCGGCAGCGGTGCTGCTCGCCGGCGGCACCCCCGGCAAGCGGATGGCGCTCCCGCACTCGCGGATCATCATCCACCAGCCGGCGACCGAGGGCGGCTACGGCCAGGGCTCGGACATCGAGATCCAGGCGCGCGAGATCCTGCGCATGCGGAGCCAGATGGAGGAGATGATCTCGCGTCACTCCGGCCGCACGCAGGAGCAGGTTCGCAAGGACGTCGACCGCGACAAGATCATGACCGCGGACGAGGCCAAGGAGTACGGCCTGGTGGACACGGTTCTGGCGACTCGTAAGAAGAGCCTCCAGACTGCCGGGGTCTGA